A DNA window from Acidimicrobiia bacterium contains the following coding sequences:
- a CDS encoding YraN family protein: protein MGDRRQALGAAGEQVVADWYRRNGFDIVDRNWRCRDGELDLVAACGRTLVFCEVKTRRSTRFGAPVEAVTREKQRRIRHLATRWLDEHPARGTDLRFDVASVLWPRDGDPTVTVVEAAF, encoded by the coding sequence GTGGGCGACCGCCGGCAGGCGCTGGGCGCCGCAGGGGAGCAGGTGGTGGCCGACTGGTACCGCCGGAACGGCTTCGACATCGTCGACCGCAACTGGCGGTGCCGCGACGGTGAGCTGGATCTCGTGGCGGCGTGCGGACGAACGCTCGTGTTCTGCGAGGTGAAGACCCGGCGTTCCACGCGTTTCGGCGCTCCGGTGGAGGCCGTGACGCGCGAGAAGCAGCGGCGAATCCGCCACCTGGCCACCCGGTGGCTCGACGAGCACCCGGCTCGCGGCACCGACCTGCGTTTCGACGTCGCGTCGGTGCTCTGGCCGAGGGACGGCGACCCGACCGTGACCGTGGTGGAGGCGGCCTTCTGA